A single Pseudomonadota bacterium DNA region contains:
- the yihA gene encoding ribosome biogenesis GTP-binding protein YihA/YsxC → MIRIVETAIVCSAGKLDALPPPTLPEVAFAGRSNVGKSSLLNALTNRRGLFKVSATPGRTRKIFHAEARLSDGGTLYVVDLPGYGYAKMSKAALRAWGGLLEGYLADRPTLVLVALLVDSRRGLEEEEGDLLEYLAVRRIPVALVATKIDRLKKSERKLVLERLRKETGVEVIGTSAEDLTGIERLCEVVAHACGHGTTGTTRPA, encoded by the coding sequence ATGATCCGGATCGTGGAGACCGCGATCGTGTGCTCGGCCGGGAAGCTCGACGCGCTGCCGCCGCCGACCCTGCCCGAGGTCGCGTTCGCGGGCAGGTCGAACGTCGGCAAGTCGAGCCTGCTCAACGCGCTCACCAACCGCCGGGGGCTGTTCAAGGTCAGCGCGACGCCGGGCCGCACGCGGAAGATCTTCCACGCCGAGGCGCGCCTCTCGGACGGCGGCACGCTCTACGTCGTCGATCTGCCGGGCTACGGCTACGCGAAGATGTCGAAGGCCGCGCTCCGCGCGTGGGGCGGCCTCCTCGAGGGGTACCTCGCGGATCGCCCGACCCTCGTGCTCGTCGCGCTCCTCGTCGACTCGCGCCGCGGGCTCGAGGAGGAGGAGGGGGATCTGCTCGAGTACCTCGCGGTGCGGAGGATCCCGGTCGCGCTCGTGGCGACGAAGATCGACCGCCTGAAGAAGAGCGAGCGCAAGCTCGTGCTCGAGAGGCTGCGCAAGGAGACCGGGGTAGAGGTGATCGGCACGAGCGCGGAGGATCTGACCGGCATCGAAAGGCTGTGCGAGGTCGTGGCCCACGCCTGCGGCCATGGCACAACTGGCACAACTCGGCCCGCCTGA
- a CDS encoding 1-acyl-sn-glycerol-3-phosphate acyltransferase, with translation MTSTPHIDADSPEFPGDPTPQPPFGLRDSLRSAALWSIGVPHLAAWAAFAVAVSKVTDMRNIDPVFKLMCDAVLGLAGIRPSIVGRERIDAAATYVYVINHVNIFDMFIIYRAIPGYIRSLEHVDHFSWPIFGPFITAAGQIPVDPKDARVTAKGLKRAVEMLNAGVSIAVLAEGQRTLDGSVGRFYPGAFRLAIQAKVPVVPMAIRGGRAVSRRGEWRIRPGKIEIAFGDPIPSTGLVLKDAPALADRCREAVIDLLHKR, from the coding sequence ATGACCTCGACCCCGCACATCGACGCCGACTCGCCGGAGTTCCCGGGCGATCCGACGCCGCAACCGCCGTTCGGGCTCCGGGACAGCCTGCGCTCCGCGGCGCTTTGGTCGATCGGCGTCCCGCACCTCGCCGCCTGGGCCGCGTTCGCCGTGGCCGTGTCCAAGGTGACGGACATGCGCAACATCGATCCCGTGTTCAAGCTGATGTGCGACGCGGTGCTCGGACTTGCCGGGATTCGGCCATCCATCGTCGGGCGCGAGCGGATCGACGCGGCCGCGACCTACGTCTACGTGATCAACCACGTCAACATTTTCGACATGTTCATAATCTACCGGGCGATCCCGGGCTACATCCGCTCGCTCGAGCACGTCGACCACTTCTCGTGGCCGATCTTCGGGCCGTTCATCACGGCGGCCGGGCAGATCCCGGTCGATCCGAAGGACGCGCGGGTCACGGCCAAGGGGCTCAAGCGCGCGGTCGAGATGCTGAACGCCGGGGTGTCGATCGCGGTGCTCGCCGAGGGGCAGCGCACGCTCGACGGTAGCGTCGGCCGGTTCTACCCGGGCGCGTTCCGGCTCGCGATCCAGGCGAAGGTGCCGGTCGTGCCGATGGCGATCCGCGGCGGCCGTGCCGTCTCGCGGCGCGGTGAGTGGCGGATCCGGCCCGGCAAGATCGAGATCGCGTTCGGCGATCCGATCCCGTCCACCGGCCTCGTGCTCAAGGACGCCCCCGCGCTTGCGGATCGCTGCCGGGAGGCGGTGATCGATCTTTTGCATAAGCGCTGA
- the smc gene encoding chromosome segregation protein SMC: protein MRIKRLEISGFKSFCDPTRILFDQSLTAVVGPNGCGKSNIVDAIRWGLGELSAKNLRGRGMEDVIFNGSESRGPQSVAEVTITFDNTDGLSDPAYADYPEVAVTRRLYRGETSDSEYFINKAPCRLKDITDLFLGTGGGARAYSIIEQGRIGLICSSRSEDRRAMIEEAAGITRFKKARAFAARKMDLTRQNLLRINDVVVEMERNLANLKRQARKAERYREYAGEQRDLELYLSSHRYLELRALAQVAASSLGEAEISARDGREALVASEADVERRKVEESTARGALDEAKGRVFEVNQAIQAVEGEVRHLVETMGRIRRDEATMSAQETEILGKMAALEEERRALVERLGALTADAEVTASRRDDVERQAATARSRLAEIGKSYDAARDDLSRARARAAASQSALDSLSLRVEEAELRLGTMREERGQFDAKIAGLEGQVVDLGERTTAAATSLGAARQTVTAETEAYEVLRRRLDVCDAERRAARDEVQSKRSRLDSLAEMHEGLARHDSAVREAVAALRDGDHAPFAGLLVDFVDCPAEYEVALAAALGERIEALVASDAAGGLELLEWLKARDLGRVTALAVRGLDAARDVPAALDDPAIIARLHDVLTAAPEIAQLVRRMLENVWIVRSSADALRLWEANGGRATLVTLDGQVIDDRGVMRGGRPSSVGADLLGQKREIRDLEREVAALTAKHAALDAEFDSVKATLLGHRDAAERAQTEVKQQEIHFAEMRKDQIRATEDVEAARQRREAIEREVALQEEQLSQTREDRDQVAAQMAEAKGEIASLEISISEHGRQIEIHRAEADTLAAAVTDARVRQAEFEQQHRSAVERSSQIDALREELDESLRRMARRRTDCAEELGRAAGKAMRDKEELAARLDDAARLGAVADELARALDVAQAGTQENEALLREKRQGAEALAARVAALRLDEKQAEMEVAYLLDSVAERYDVDLLRILGDYHMRPLPGDEVRSRIEELHGLIERMGPINPGAIEECADTAKRYDEKVLQKKDVEQALVDLEAAISRMDRDSRRLFKETFESVNAKFQEIFPRLFKGGQARLALTDPDDLLATGVDIIAQPPGKKLGNIELMSGGEKALTAVSLLFAIFLHRPSPFCLLDEVDAPLDEANVNRFVEMVRELTERTQFIVITHSKVTMEGSDALYGVTMQEPGVSKLVSVRLVHAVPAAASA, encoded by the coding sequence ATGAGAATCAAACGGTTGGAGATCAGCGGGTTCAAGTCGTTCTGCGATCCCACGCGGATCCTTTTCGATCAGTCGCTGACCGCGGTCGTGGGCCCGAACGGTTGCGGGAAGAGCAACATCGTCGACGCGATCCGGTGGGGGCTCGGCGAGCTTTCGGCGAAGAACCTGCGCGGCCGGGGAATGGAGGACGTGATCTTCAACGGCTCCGAGTCGCGCGGGCCGCAGTCCGTGGCCGAGGTCACGATCACGTTCGACAACACCGACGGCCTCTCGGACCCGGCGTACGCGGACTACCCCGAGGTCGCGGTCACGCGACGCCTCTACCGCGGCGAGACGAGCGACAGCGAGTACTTCATCAACAAGGCGCCGTGCCGCCTGAAGGACATCACCGACCTCTTCCTCGGCACCGGCGGCGGCGCCCGGGCGTACTCGATCATCGAGCAGGGGCGCATCGGGCTGATCTGCAGCTCGAGATCCGAGGACCGGCGCGCGATGATCGAGGAGGCGGCCGGGATCACGCGCTTCAAGAAGGCGCGGGCGTTCGCCGCGCGCAAGATGGACCTGACGCGGCAGAACCTCCTGCGGATCAACGATGTCGTGGTGGAGATGGAGCGCAACCTCGCCAACCTGAAGCGCCAGGCGCGAAAGGCGGAGCGGTACAGGGAGTACGCCGGCGAGCAGCGGGATCTCGAGCTCTACCTCTCGAGCCACAGGTACCTCGAGCTCCGGGCGCTCGCCCAGGTCGCGGCGTCCTCCCTCGGCGAGGCCGAGATCTCGGCGCGCGACGGCCGCGAGGCGCTCGTCGCGTCCGAGGCCGACGTCGAGCGGCGGAAGGTCGAGGAGTCGACGGCGCGCGGTGCGCTCGACGAGGCCAAGGGCCGGGTGTTCGAGGTGAACCAGGCGATCCAGGCCGTCGAGGGCGAGGTGCGCCACCTCGTCGAGACGATGGGCCGGATCCGGCGCGACGAGGCGACGATGTCGGCGCAGGAGACCGAGATCCTCGGCAAGATGGCGGCGCTCGAAGAGGAGCGGCGGGCGCTCGTCGAGCGGCTCGGCGCGTTGACCGCCGACGCCGAGGTGACCGCCTCGCGCCGCGACGACGTCGAGCGGCAGGCGGCGACCGCGCGCAGCCGGCTCGCCGAGATCGGGAAGTCGTACGACGCCGCGCGGGACGACCTGAGCCGCGCGCGCGCCCGGGCCGCGGCCTCGCAGAGCGCGCTCGACAGCCTCTCGCTCAGGGTCGAGGAGGCGGAGCTCCGCCTCGGCACGATGCGCGAGGAGCGCGGGCAGTTCGACGCGAAGATCGCGGGGCTGGAGGGGCAGGTCGTCGATCTCGGGGAGCGCACCACCGCCGCCGCGACCTCCCTCGGCGCGGCGCGGCAGACCGTGACGGCGGAGACCGAGGCCTACGAGGTGCTGCGGCGCAGGCTCGACGTCTGCGACGCCGAACGGCGCGCGGCGCGCGACGAGGTCCAGAGCAAGCGCTCTCGGCTCGACTCCCTCGCGGAGATGCACGAGGGCCTCGCGCGCCACGACAGCGCCGTGCGCGAGGCGGTCGCCGCGCTCAGGGACGGAGACCACGCGCCCTTCGCCGGCCTCCTCGTCGACTTCGTGGACTGCCCGGCCGAGTACGAGGTCGCCCTGGCGGCGGCGCTCGGCGAGCGGATCGAGGCGCTCGTCGCGTCGGACGCGGCGGGCGGGCTCGAGCTCCTCGAGTGGCTCAAGGCGCGGGACCTCGGGCGCGTCACGGCGCTCGCGGTGCGCGGCCTCGACGCGGCAAGGGACGTGCCGGCGGCGCTCGACGACCCGGCGATCATCGCGCGGCTCCACGACGTGCTGACGGCGGCTCCGGAGATCGCCCAACTCGTGCGGCGGATGCTGGAGAACGTCTGGATCGTGCGCTCGTCGGCCGACGCCTTGCGCCTGTGGGAGGCGAACGGCGGCCGCGCGACGCTGGTCACGCTCGACGGCCAGGTGATCGACGATCGGGGCGTGATGCGGGGCGGCAGGCCGTCCTCGGTCGGCGCCGACCTGCTCGGCCAGAAGCGGGAGATCCGCGATCTCGAGCGCGAGGTGGCGGCGCTCACGGCGAAGCACGCGGCGCTGGACGCCGAGTTCGATTCGGTCAAGGCCACGCTCCTCGGCCACCGGGACGCCGCCGAGCGGGCCCAGACCGAGGTGAAGCAGCAGGAGATCCATTTCGCGGAGATGCGCAAGGATCAGATCCGCGCGACGGAGGACGTCGAGGCCGCGCGCCAGAGGAGGGAGGCGATCGAGCGGGAGGTCGCCCTCCAGGAGGAGCAGCTCTCGCAGACGCGCGAGGATCGGGATCAGGTGGCGGCGCAGATGGCCGAGGCCAAGGGGGAGATCGCGTCGCTCGAGATCTCGATCTCCGAGCACGGGCGCCAGATCGAGATCCACCGAGCCGAGGCCGACACGCTCGCCGCCGCGGTGACCGACGCGCGCGTTCGGCAGGCCGAGTTCGAGCAGCAGCACCGCTCCGCGGTGGAGAGATCGTCGCAGATCGACGCGCTGCGGGAGGAGCTCGACGAGAGCCTGCGGCGCATGGCGCGCCGGCGCACCGACTGCGCCGAGGAGCTGGGGCGCGCGGCGGGCAAGGCGATGCGCGACAAGGAGGAGCTCGCCGCGAGGCTCGACGACGCCGCACGGCTCGGCGCGGTGGCCGACGAGCTCGCGCGCGCTCTGGACGTGGCGCAGGCCGGCACCCAGGAGAACGAGGCTCTCCTCCGCGAGAAGCGGCAGGGGGCCGAGGCGCTCGCGGCGCGGGTCGCGGCGCTGCGCCTGGACGAGAAGCAGGCCGAGATGGAAGTGGCGTACCTGCTCGACAGCGTCGCGGAGCGGTACGACGTCGATCTGCTCCGCATCCTCGGCGACTACCACATGCGCCCCCTCCCGGGCGACGAGGTGAGGTCCCGCATCGAGGAGCTGCACGGGCTCATCGAGCGCATGGGGCCCATCAACCCCGGCGCCATCGAGGAGTGCGCCGACACCGCGAAGCGCTACGACGAGAAGGTCCTCCAGAAGAAGGACGTGGAGCAGGCGCTCGTCGACCTCGAGGCGGCCATCTCCCGTATGGACCGCGACTCGCGGCGCCTTTTCAAAGAGACGTTCGAGAGCGTGAACGCCAAGTTCCAGGAGATCTTCCCGCGGCTCTTCAAGGGCGGCCAGGCGCGCCTCGCGCTCACGGATCCGGACGATCTCCTCGCGACCGGCGTGGACATCATCGCGCAGCCGCCCGGAAAGAAGCTCGGCAACATCGAGCTGATGAGCGGCGGCGAGAAGGCGCTCACGGCGGTGAGCCTCCTGTTCGCCATTTTCCTGCACCGGCCGAGCCCGTTCTGCCTGCTCGACGAGGTCGACGCGCCGCTCGACGAGGCGAACGTCAACCGCTTCGTGGAGATGGTGCGCGAGCTGACCGAGCGCACGCAGTTCATCGTGATCACGCACTCGAAGGTCACGATGGAGGGCAGCGACGCGCTCTACGGCGTGACGATGCAGGAGCCGGGCGTGTCCAAGCTCGTCTCCGTGCGCCTCGTCCACGCGGTCCCCGCCGCGGCGAGCGCTTGA